Part of the Streptomyces sp. NBC_01460 genome, CTCCTGCTCTTCGCCTGCCTCTCCGCGCCCACCACGGGCGGGGCCACCGGCCTCGCCGACGCGGCGGCCGTCCTCGACGCACTGCCCCGGGGGCTGACCGAGAGGTTCGAGCGGGAGGGATGGCTCCTCACCCGCAGCTACAACGATGAGATCGGGGCCACGCTGACCGAGGCCTTCGGCACCGACGACCGCGACGCGGTGGAACGCTACTGCCGGGCCCACGCCATCGACTTCGCCTGGCAGACCGACGGGACGCTGCGTACCGCGCAGCGCCGCAGCGCCGTGGTGCGTCACCCGGCCGACGGACGACGCTGCTGGTTCAACCAGATCGCCTTCCTCAACAGGTGGACGCTCGCCCCCGAGGTGGCCGAGTACCTGATCGACGAGTACGGGCCCGACGGCCTGCCGTTCAACACGTGGTACGGAGACGGCGAGCCCATCGAGGAGGAGGTCGTCCGCGTCCTCAACTCGGTCTACGAGCAGCACACCGTTCGCACGCCGTGGCAGTCGGGCGATCTGCTCCTCGTCGACAACATCCGCACCGCGCACAGCAGGGAGGCCTACGAGGGGCCGCGCGAGGTCGTGGTCGCCATGGCCTCGCCCACCCGGCTGGAGACCAGCCCGGTCACGGAGGAGGCGGGGCTGCGATGAACACCACCCGGACCACGGGTCCCGCACATGCCGTAGCCGGAGAGACCGTCGTGCCCCCGTTCGCGGTGGTTCCCGG contains:
- a CDS encoding TauD/TfdA family dioxygenase, with translation MPSIDTTAPPLDLEQEPGRPAMLRVPATVDPAGRAAGAWDAIRSALAEHGAVLVRGLGLRDVEDVGTVLRQLAVEPVTEREAFAPRRTHSPGVHSSSAWPPNQPMCMHHELSYTLDLPGLLLFACLSAPTTGGATGLADAAAVLDALPRGLTERFEREGWLLTRSYNDEIGATLTEAFGTDDRDAVERYCRAHAIDFAWQTDGTLRTAQRRSAVVRHPADGRRCWFNQIAFLNRWTLAPEVAEYLIDEYGPDGLPFNTWYGDGEPIEEEVVRVLNSVYEQHTVRTPWQSGDLLLVDNIRTAHSREAYEGPREVVVAMASPTRLETSPVTEEAGLR